From a single Arachis hypogaea cultivar Tifrunner chromosome 3, arahy.Tifrunner.gnm2.J5K5, whole genome shotgun sequence genomic region:
- the LOC112734775 gene encoding probable inositol transporter 2: MEGGMVEADASAFRECLSLSHKNPYVLRLAFSAGIGGLLFGYDTGVISGALLYIRDDFKSVDRETWLQEAIVSMALAGAIIGASVGGWINDRFGRKKAILIADALFFIGSVVMAAATNPAILIVGRVFVGLGVGMASMASPLYISEASPTRVRGALVSLNGFFITGGQFLAYCINLAFTSAPGTWRWMLGVAAAPAFIQFLLMLLLPESPRWLFRKGREEAGKSILRKIYPPEEVESEINALKDSVEMEMKDSESSGKVSIITLLKTKTVRRGLYAGMGLQIFQQFVGINTVMYYSPTIVQLAGFASNRTALLLSLVTAGLNAFGSILSIYFIDRTGRKKLVLFSLSGVILALVVLTVVFHESATHSPMVSSVDTSHYNNYTCPDYKLGATPAHWDCTKCLKATPHCGFCVSQLNKLVHGACLVSNDTTKEACQNEGKLWYTEGCPSKTGWVALIGLSLYIIFFSPGMGTVPWVVNSEIYPLRYRGICGGMASTSNWISNLIVAQSFLSLTQAIGTAYTFMLFIFITIAAIIFVIIFVPETKGLPIEQVENMLDNRTLHFKFWQTKRRTSYSGLELPHKNHPIN, encoded by the exons ATGGAAGGAGGAATGGTAGAAGCTGATGCATCTGCCTTCAGAGAATGCTTGTCTCTCTCCCATAAGAATCCTTATGTCCTTCGCCTTGCTTTCTCCGCTGGAATTGGTGGCCTTCTCTTTGGTTATGACACTG gGGTGATATCGGGGGCGCTTTTATATATAAGAGATGACTTCAAATCAGTGGATAGAGAAACTTGGCTACAG GAAGCCATAGTGAGCATGGCACTTGCAGGAGCAATCATAGGGGCGTCGGTTGGGGGATGGATCAACGATCGATTTGGAAGGAAGAAAGCCATTCTGATTGCAGATGCACTCTTCTTCATAGGATCTGTTGTCATGGCTGCTGCTACCAACCCTGCTATTCTCATTGTCGGCAGAGTCTTCGTTGGCCTTGGTGTTGGCATGGCTTCCATGGCTTCCCCCTTATACATCTCCGAGGCTTCTCCAACCAGAGTTCGCGGCGCCCTTGTTAGTCTCAACGGCTTCTTCATCACCGGAGGCCAGTTCCTCGCCTACTGCATCAACCTGGCCTTCACCTCTGCTCCCGGCACTTGGAGGTGGATGCTGGGAGTTGCCGCAGCTCCCGCTTTCATACAGTTCCTGCTCATGCTTCTCCTCCCAGAGTCCCCCCGCTGGCTCTTCCGCAAGGGACGAGAAGAAGCCGGCAAGTCAATTCTCAGGAAGATTTACCCCCCGGAGGAAGTTGAATCCGAAATCAATGCTCTCAAGGATTCAGTTGAGATGGAGATGAAGGATTCCGAATCGTCCGGCAAGGTCAGCATAATCACACTGCTCAAGACCAAAACTGTGAGAAGAGGTTTGTATGCGGGAATGGGACTTCAAATATTCCAACAATTTGTGGGAATCAACACCGTCATGTACTACAGCCCAACCATAGTTCAGCTCGCTGGTTTCGCATCCAACCGAACCGCGCTTCTTCTTTCCCTCGTAACCGCCGGCCTCAACGCATTTGGTTCAATTCTCAGCATATACTTCATAGATCGCACTGGCAGGAAGAAGCTTGTCTTGTTCAGCTTGTCCGGCGTTATACTGGCCCTCGTTGTTCTAACTGTTGTGTTCCATGAGAGCGCCACTCACTCTCCCATGGTTAGTTCAGTTGACACTTCCCACTACAACAACTACACTTGCCCTGATTACAAACTTGGCGCCACCCCTGCTCACTGGGATTGCACCAAGTGCCTCAAGGCCACTCCTCATTGTGGCTTTTGTGTTTCACAACTTAACAAg CTTGTGCATGGGGCGTGTTTGGTATCCAATGACACCACAAAGGAGGCGTGCCAGAATGAAGGAAAGCTGTGGTACACGGAGGGTTGTCCTAGCAAAACAGGGTGGGTTGCACTCATTGGATTGTCACTCTACATAATATTCTTCTCTCCTGGGATGGGAACTGTGCCATGGGTTGTCAACTCTGAGATATACCCTCTCAGGTACAGAGGAATCTGTGGAGGGATGGCATCTACCTCAAACTGGATCTCCAATCTTATTGTAGCACAGTCCTTCCTGTCTTTGACACAAGCCATTGGGACTGCATATACATTCATGTTATTCATATTCATCACAATTGCAGCCATCATCTTTGTCATCATCTTTGTGCCCGAGACCAAAGGCCTTCCAATTGAACAAGTGGAGAACATGCTCGACAATAGAACTCTGCATTTCAAATTTTGGCAGACCAAGAGAAGAACATCTTACTCTGGACTGGAACTCCCTCACAAGAATCACCCAATTAATTAA